In Nostoc sp. CENA543, a single genomic region encodes these proteins:
- the menD gene encoding 2-succinyl-5-enolpyruvyl-6-hydroxy-3-cyclohexene-1-carboxylic-acid synthase gives MRFAEKNINQLWAYILTETLKRLGLTCAVICPGSRSTPLAVAFAQQAPEIEAISILDERSAAFFALGVAKATSRPVAIVCTSGTAGANFYPAVIEAKESRVPLLILTTDRPPELRDCHSGQTIDQVKLYGNYPNWQTELALPSPEMGMLAYLRQTIIYSWEKTQTPTPGVVHINIPLRDPLAPIPDGHDLTHLLAQFHPEKFFANITNPTPCPISYAPCPIPQSNRGIIIAGVAQPLQPEEYCRAIARISQTLNFPVLAEGLSPLRNFADLNPYLISTYDLILRNQQLADKLAPEIVIQIGDMPTSKELRTWLDTHQPLRWIIDPSHQNLDPLHGRTTHLRMRVEEVSVKSGGAEISCEYLQMWCDTEAKVRANVDTNLAQIEELIECKAAWLISQILPPGTPLFIANSMPVRDVEYFWRPNNLGVRSHFNRGANGIDGTLSTALGIAHRHQSSVMLTGDLALLHDTNGFLTRNKFIGHLTIVLINNNGGGIFEMLPIAKFDPPFEEYFGTPQDIDFAQLCTTYGVQHELITSWQQLQQRLNPLPITGIRVLEVRTNRKADAKWRQENLGKFSS, from the coding sequence ATGCGGTTCGCCGAGAAAAATATTAATCAACTGTGGGCTTATATCTTAACTGAAACACTAAAGCGTTTAGGATTAACTTGTGCAGTCATTTGTCCTGGTTCGCGTTCCACACCCTTAGCAGTCGCCTTTGCCCAACAAGCCCCAGAAATTGAAGCAATTTCCATTCTAGATGAACGTTCCGCCGCCTTTTTTGCCTTGGGAGTTGCTAAAGCCACCAGTCGTCCTGTAGCAATTGTTTGCACCTCTGGAACTGCGGGGGCGAATTTTTACCCAGCCGTGATTGAAGCGAAAGAAAGCCGTGTACCCTTACTGATACTAACCACTGATAGACCGCCAGAATTACGAGACTGTCATTCTGGACAAACAATAGATCAAGTCAAACTCTACGGCAATTACCCGAACTGGCAAACAGAATTAGCTTTACCCTCCCCCGAAATGGGAATGCTAGCATATCTGCGACAAACAATAATTTATAGCTGGGAGAAAACCCAAACCCCAACACCAGGCGTAGTACACATCAATATCCCCCTGCGTGACCCCCTAGCACCCATTCCCGATGGTCATGATTTAACTCATCTACTAGCCCAATTCCACCCCGAAAAATTCTTCGCCAACATCACAAATCCTACCCCATGCCCCATATCCTATGCCCCATGCCCTATTCCCCAATCTAATCGAGGAATCATCATTGCTGGAGTAGCCCAACCATTACAACCAGAGGAATATTGTAGAGCGATCGCCAGAATTTCCCAAACCCTCAATTTCCCCGTACTAGCAGAAGGACTTTCCCCACTGCGGAATTTTGCCGACCTCAACCCCTATCTCATTTCTACCTATGACCTGATTTTGCGAAATCAGCAACTAGCCGACAAGCTAGCACCTGAAATAGTGATTCAAATAGGTGATATGCCCACCAGCAAAGAACTGCGGACTTGGCTAGACACTCACCAACCCCTACGCTGGATAATTGACCCCAGCCACCAAAACCTCGACCCTCTACATGGCAGAACAACACATTTGAGAATGAGAGTTGAGGAAGTTTCGGTTAAGTCTGGGGGTGCTGAAATTTCTTGTGAATATTTACAGATGTGGTGTGATACAGAAGCTAAAGTTAGGGCAAATGTAGATACAAATTTGGCGCAAATAGAAGAGTTAATAGAGTGTAAAGCCGCTTGGTTAATCTCTCAAATACTGCCACCAGGAACACCGTTGTTTATCGCCAACAGTATGCCTGTGCGGGATGTGGAATATTTTTGGCGACCCAATAATTTAGGAGTGCGATCGCATTTTAACCGAGGTGCAAATGGCATTGACGGCACATTATCCACCGCATTAGGAATCGCCCACCGTCATCAAAGTAGTGTAATGCTCACAGGAGACTTAGCATTATTGCATGACACTAACGGGTTTTTAACCAGAAATAAATTTATCGGACATTTAACCATTGTCTTAATTAACAACAACGGTGGCGGGATTTTTGAAATGTTACCCATCGCTAAATTTGACCCACCATTTGAAGAATATTTTGGCACTCCCCAAGACATTGATTTTGCTCAGTTATGCACTACCTATGGTGTACAGCATGAGTTAATTACTTCTTGGCAACAGTTACAGCAAAGATTAAACCCACTACCAATTACCGGAATTCGCGTTTTAGAAGTGAGAACAAATCGTAAAGCTGATGCCAAATGGCGACAGGAAAATTTAGGTAAATTTAGTAGCTAA
- a CDS encoding DUF4351 domain-containing protein, whose amino-acid sequence MRIANCELVLPLATLARSESPTNLLTQVVAAVDMIEETDERQNISACIQVLAGLRFEKSLITQLFSEEIMQESVIYQDILQKGEERGKKQEALELILRQLARRFGAVEPETQQQLRTLATTQLEDLAEALLDFTRPSDLVNYLANISPPPANS is encoded by the coding sequence TTGCGAATTGCAAATTGCGAATTGGTATTACCCCTAGCGACATTAGCCAGAAGTGAATCACCCACAAACCTACTCACCCAAGTTGTGGCTGCCGTCGATATGATTGAAGAAACAGACGAACGACAGAACATATCCGCTTGTATACAAGTATTGGCTGGTTTGCGGTTTGAGAAAAGTTTGATTACACAACTTTTTAGCGAGGAAATTATGCAAGAGTCGGTAATTTACCAAGATATTTTGCAAAAAGGAGAAGAACGCGGCAAAAAACAAGAGGCCTTAGAACTGATCCTACGTCAGCTAGCACGCCGCTTTGGTGCAGTTGAACCAGAAACACAACAGCAACTTCGTACTTTAGCGACTACTCAACTAGAAGATTTAGCCGAGGCTTTGTTAGATTTCACTCGTCCCAGCGATTTAGTCAATTACTTGGCGAATATTTCCCCACCGCCAGCTAATTCATAA
- a CDS encoding ABC transporter ATP-binding protein, with protein MAAAVLIQNLQKRYGTVEAVKDVSFQVEPGEIFGLLGPNGAGKTTTLRALCTLTTPDAGKIEVSGISVLDNPRVARQRLGYVAQEVAIDKVLTGRELLQLQAALYHLPSAVAKQRIETVLDLLGLQEYADKKTGTYSGGLRKRLDLAAGLLHAPDVLVLDEPTVGLDIESRFVVWEFLRKLKESGTTVVITSHYLEEIDALADRVAIIDRGVVIAVGTPSELKDRVGGDRITLRIREFSPTEEATQAKELLQGLSFVKEVIINSAQGNSLNLVVTPQNDALISVQQALNNAGLPIFGIAQSRPSLDDVYLAATGRTLMDAELAAVANRDPKAEKKQNMR; from the coding sequence ATGGCTGCCGCCGTTTTAATTCAAAATCTACAAAAGCGTTACGGTACCGTTGAAGCCGTCAAGGATGTTTCCTTTCAAGTAGAACCAGGAGAAATCTTTGGTTTACTCGGCCCCAACGGTGCAGGTAAGACTACTACTCTGCGCGCCTTGTGTACCCTCACCACCCCAGATGCAGGCAAAATCGAAGTATCTGGGATTTCTGTGTTGGATAACCCTAGAGTAGCTAGACAACGGTTAGGCTATGTAGCCCAAGAAGTCGCCATTGATAAAGTCTTAACAGGCAGAGAACTGCTGCAATTACAAGCCGCACTGTATCACCTCCCCAGTGCAGTAGCTAAACAGCGTATTGAGACAGTTTTAGACTTACTCGGTTTACAAGAATACGCCGATAAAAAAACCGGGACTTACTCCGGTGGTTTACGCAAGCGTCTAGACTTAGCGGCTGGCTTACTTCATGCCCCAGATGTTCTAGTTTTGGATGAACCAACTGTAGGGCTTGACATAGAAAGTCGGTTTGTGGTGTGGGAATTCCTGCGGAAATTAAAGGAATCAGGAACAACGGTAGTTATTACCAGCCATTATTTAGAAGAAATTGACGCACTAGCCGATCGCGTCGCGATTATTGACCGGGGTGTGGTGATTGCCGTCGGTACACCCTCAGAATTAAAAGATAGAGTCGGGGGCGATCGCATTACCTTACGCATCCGCGAATTCTCACCCACAGAAGAAGCTACACAAGCCAAAGAACTCCTGCAAGGATTATCTTTCGTCAAAGAAGTCATCATCAATAGCGCGCAAGGTAACTCCCTTAACTTAGTAGTTACCCCCCAAAACGATGCCCTAATAAGCGTCCAACAAGCACTCAACAACGCAGGCTTACCCATCTTTGGCATTGCCCAATCCCGTCCCAGCCTCGATGATGTCTACCTCGCCGCCACCGGACGCACCCTCATGGATGCCGAACTAGCAGCAGTCGCCAACCGTGATCCGAAAGCGGAGAAAAAACAAAATATGCGATAG
- a CDS encoding ABC transporter permease, whose amino-acid sequence MSVTPKSDINWQVATTPQAYTEAKPNFFGELVQETLALTRRLFIQLQRRPSTLVAGIIQPVMWLVLFGALFQNAPKGLFGSTTNYGQFLAAGVIVFTAFAGALNAGLPVMFDREFGFLNRLLVAPLASRFSIVFASAIFIISQSLLQAAVIVGAAAFLGAGLPDVTGLAAIALIVFLLALGVTAISLGLAFALPGHIELIAVIFVTNLPLLFASTALAPLSFMPKWLQVVATLNPLSYAIEPIRYLYTHSSWGLSSVVMQAPWGEITFGSALLILFGFALVALISIQPQLRRTLA is encoded by the coding sequence ATGAGTGTAACCCCTAAATCTGATATCAATTGGCAAGTTGCCACAACACCACAAGCCTACACCGAAGCTAAACCTAACTTTTTCGGTGAATTAGTTCAAGAGACTCTGGCTTTAACTCGTCGCTTGTTTATTCAATTACAACGCCGTCCCTCAACTCTGGTGGCGGGGATTATTCAGCCTGTCATGTGGTTGGTGCTATTCGGTGCTTTGTTCCAAAATGCCCCAAAAGGTTTATTTGGCAGTACGACAAATTACGGGCAATTTTTAGCCGCAGGTGTAATTGTATTTACAGCCTTTGCGGGAGCGTTGAATGCTGGTTTACCTGTGATGTTTGACAGGGAATTTGGCTTTTTAAACCGCTTGTTAGTCGCCCCCCTAGCTTCGCGCTTCTCAATTGTCTTTGCCTCAGCCATCTTTATTATTAGTCAAAGCTTACTGCAAGCGGCTGTAATTGTTGGTGCAGCAGCGTTTCTGGGTGCTGGACTACCAGATGTCACAGGACTAGCTGCGATCGCTCTCATCGTTTTTTTGCTAGCATTGGGTGTCACAGCTATTTCTCTAGGGTTAGCTTTTGCCCTACCAGGACACATTGAATTAATAGCAGTAATTTTTGTTACTAACCTACCATTATTATTTGCTAGCACTGCCCTCGCACCTTTATCTTTCATGCCCAAGTGGTTACAGGTTGTGGCTACCCTTAACCCCCTTAGCTACGCCATTGAACCAATTCGCTACCTCTATACTCACAGCAGTTGGGGATTATCTAGCGTCGTCATGCAAGCCCCTTGGGGTGAAATTACCTTTGGTAGTGCATTGCTAATCTTATTTGGTTTTGCATTAGTAGCTTTAATTAGCATTCAGCCCCAACTTCGCCGGACTCTTGCTTAA